ATGTTGACGCGCCGTTTACTCTTTCTTACCCCCGCCCAAGCCGTAACAACGGTCTTTCCTCCATTGCGCGACGCCGGTTATGAACTTGGAATTGCTGAAAATCTCAAGGGAGCTTCAGTATTTATCCGCAAATCCGGCCCGGGGATCATTTTTGCGCGTCCTTCCCTGCCCGGCTTCAGGGTTGAAGACCTCCTGGCCGTGGGTGCTGAAGACCCCAATTTTCCTCCTGTCATCGTCATTACGGACAAGGGCACGGCCGAGGAGGCCGAACGCCTCATGAGTCTTGGAGCCAGGGATTACTGGCTTGAGCCTCTTGATGTGGAGCGCATTGTGGCCGTGGCCCGGACAATGGGCGCCGGGGCGGCCCGTAAGGCGGCTCCGCCCTCCTCCACCCTTGGCGGCCGTAAACCCCATTATGTGGGCGCTGCGGGGCCGCGCATCGTGGGCAGACACCCGGCCATGACCAGGGTTCTGCAACTGGCGCGTCAGGTGGCAGGATCGCGCGCCACGGTGCTTATTACCGGCGAATCGGGAACAGGCAAGGAAATGTTCGCCCGGTACCTGCACGCCATGAGCAAGCGCGCCGACAAAGCCTTTGTGGCCGTCAACTGCGCCGCCCTGCCGGAGCATTTGCTGGAAAGCGAACTTTTCGGGCATGAAAAGGGAGCCTTTACCGGGGCCATTGCGCGCAAACCCGGCAAATTCGAGCTGGCCGACGGCGGAACCCTGCTGCTGGACGAAATTTCTGAAATGGACATGGCCCTTCAGGCCAAGCTCTTGCGTGTGCTTCAGGAGGGCGAGATCGACCGCGTCGGCGGCACGGAAACCCTCAAGGTGGACGTGCGCGTACTCGCCACCACCAACCGCGATCTGGAAGACTGGGTCAAGCAGGGCAAATTCCGTCAGGACCTGTATTTCAGGCTCAACGTCATTCCCCTGCGTCTGCCCTCACTGCGGGAGCGCAGCGACGATGTGCTGGAACTGGCCCACTTTTTCATGGACATGTACGTGCGCGAATATGCGTTGCCGCAGGCCGTCCTGTCCCAGAGCGCCATGGACTGGCTGCGCGACTACGACTTTCCCGGCAATGTGCGCGAACTGCAAAATCTCATGGAGCGCGCCGTGCTTCTGGCCAACGGCCGCCCGGTGGAGCCGCGTCATTTTCTGCTTGAAAATGACGACTGGCCGCTGTTCGAGGAAGACGAAGCTCAATGTGACCCTGACGAAAGCGAGAGCGACTACAGCCCTGACGCCGCCTGGGCGGGTCTGGACAGCGCACATGAGGTAGATAGTCAGGCAGCCCCGTCCGAGGGCTCCAGTGGCGTCCAGGACGCGCTGAGGAGCCTGAACCAAAGCCCGGGCGGCAGCGCCCTGGCGTCAGGCGGCGCGGTCATCCCCCTGCATGAGATGGAGCGCATCATGATTCTCAAGGGGCTGGAGGCCACTTCGGGCAACAGGACGCAGGCCGCGGATCTTTTGGGCATTTCAGTGCGCACCTTGCGCAACAAGCTTAACGAGTACCGCGCAGCGGGACACCCCATCGACTGACGCGCCAGCGACGCGCCCGGCCTTTGCCGCCGCAGCTGCACAAAAATCAGGACTCAAGCCATATATGCGGCTAACATAAAGAAACCCCGGTTCAACACCGGGGTTTCTTGCCTCTGGCGAATCAGCGCCGCATCATTGCCGTATCTGCCAGTGCTTTCTTGGGGATATGGATTGATGAGCAATGAACAGGGAGCGCGGCGCGCAACGTCAAAGGAATGCCTTTTCTGCTGAAATTGCTCTGCAATTGTTCCGCTTGCGGTCTGCACGGTTTGCCGGGCAGGCCGTTTTACGTTTGTTCGTCGTCTGACGTTGCAGCCAGCCGTGTGGCGCATTCCGTCAGGGCTGCCCGCATAATCGCAGGCTGCAACAGGACCTAGAGCAGATTAACTTTGAGAATATACATTCTCAAAGTTTAAGGCACACTCACTTCGGCGTTGAACCGCGCAGATAAACTGCGCTTACGCCTCCGTAGCGGGCGTCTGCTTCCGCATCCGCCAGAGCAATTTCAAAGTGAAATTGCTCTAGCAGCCGTTGTTGATGGTGCAGCAGGATTTTTTGAGCTTTTCGTACAGCCAGGTGAAATCCAGCGTACCCCGCTCTTCAATGCGACGCAGCTTTTCCAGCCCTTCATCAGTAATCTTTTGGGCCTGCGCGGCCAGGGTTTCGGCTTCTTCGCCGCGTATGGCCACGATGCCGTCGTCGTCAGCCACAATGATGTCGCCAGGGTTGATGACCACATTGCCTATGCTCACGGGCACGTTGATTTCGCCGCAGGCGTCCTTGTACGGGCCATTGGGCGAAACCGCCCGCGCATACACGGGAAAAGGCAGTTCGCGCAGGGCGCGGGCATCCCGCACGGCTCCGTCAATGACAAAACCGGCCAGTCCGCGCTTCATGGCCAGATTGGCCATAATTTCGCCGCACACCGCGCGTTCTTCATACGCGCCGCATGAGGCCACAATCACGTCGCCGGGCTGGGCGTTGTCCACGGCGTAATAGAGCAGCAGGTTTTCGCTGGCGGGCAGGTTGACGGTATAGGCTGAACCCTGCATACGGCTGCGGCCAAGCGGCTTGAGGGCCGAGGGCAGGGCGGCGTTGCGGCCCAGGGCGTCGCAGATGTCGGCAACGGCAAGGTCGGAATACAGGCTTACGATGCCGGCGGGCAGGCGATCCAGTGTGCGGTTTATGACAAAGCGCATGAGTTGGGCCTTAGCGGTGCTTTGGGGTTGATTTTGTGCCCATCCGCCCGAGGGTATGACGGTTCGGACGGATGGGCGCGCTAAATGGGCATGGAGGAGTGTTTCTGTGCCCTACTTTACTGACTGCGGCGCGGCAGCCGGAGAAGCATTGTCAATGATATTCTGGTCTTCGTCCTTTTCCAGCAGATCTTCCACATCGACCTTGCCGCTGAGTACAAGATTGGCATGGTCAAGATCTATGGATTTTTCCCATCGGCCAATGGCCACAGTGGCCACGCAGTTGCCGATGAGGTTAACGACAGCGCGCATTTCGTTAAGAATACGGTCAATGCCGATAACCAGGGTCATGCCGACTACGGGAATGATATTGGTGGCCGAAAGGGTCGCCGCAAGGGCGATAAGGGCCGCGCCGGCGACACCCGCGCCGCCCTTGGAGGTCAGCAGCAGAACGAGCATCAGTGTGATCTGGTGCTGGATGTCAAGATGGATGTCCATGGCCTGGGCGATAAAGGAGGCGGCCATGGTAAGGTAAATGGCCGCGCCGTCCAGGTTGAAGGAGTAGCCGGTGGGGAACACCAGACCGACCACGGATTTCTTGATGCCCAGGGCTTCCATCTTTTCCATGCTGCGGGGCAGAACGGCCTCAGTGCTGGCAGTGCCGAGAGTAATGAAGATTTCTTCCTTCATGTACTTTATGAGCTGCCAGATGCTGATGCCGGAGAACTTGCAGATGAGCCCAAGAATGATAATGACGAAAAGAGCGCTTGTTAAGTAGAGACAGGCTACAAGCTTGCCCAGGGAGGCCAGAGCGCCCACGCCGTATTTGCCGATGGTGAAGGTGATCGCGCCAAAAGCGCCAACAGGCGCAAGCTTCATGATCAGGTTGACCACACCGAGAAAGGCGTTGCTGAAGCGGTCAAGCGTGCCGAGAATGGCTTGCTTGGGTTTTTCACCCATGTGGGAAAGGCTCATGCCGAACAGCACGGAGAACAGGAGCACCTGCAAGAGATTGCCTTCAGCAAAGGCGCCCACCACACTGTGGGGGATGATGCCCATGATGAATTCTTGGGTGGACTGCTGCTTGGCGTGGGCAAACTTGCCCAGAGCTGAGGCGTCCATGGTGGCAGGGTCGGCGTGGATACCGGCGCCGGGCTGGACAAAATGGACAACAACAAGGCCGATAAATAATGCAAGAGTAGTGACTATTTCGAAGTAAAGCAGTGTCTTGCCACCAACGCGTCCTACTGCCTTAAGGCTTTCCATGCGGGCGATGCCCACGGAAACCGTACAGAAAATGACCGGCGTGATGATCATCTTGATCAAATTGATGAAAGCGTCGCCGAGGGGCTTGAGCTTTACGGCGATATCAGGTTGAATAAATCCAAAGGCAATGCCCAGGGCAATACCCAAAAGCACCTTGAAATACAGCGTAGAAAAAATCTTTTTTGACATATTTACCTCAAACACAGGTAGTGTATGGGGGGGCGCCACCAGCTTGCGGCACTGCATCCAGGTTTGCGCCCAAGGGCACGGAGAGCCGAAGCCGGGTAGTGACCGGCGTCGGCTCTCCGTGTAAACCTCTACGCGCTTTCGTACAGGCGGGTCATGATAAATTCACGATGACCCAGCGCTTCAGCCGAGGTATTACGGCCGTTGCAGGTACGAATGAGCATTTCAAGCAGCATGTCGCCAGCCTGATCCATATTGATTTCGCGGCGCAGAATGCCGGAAACGTCCACGTCGATGTGCTCGTTCATGGTGCGCACCGTGCGCGGGTTGGCCGACAGTTTGATCACGGGCAGAATGGGGTTGCCGATGATGTTGCCCTGTCCCGTGGGGAAGAAGTGGGCCACAAAGCCGGAAGCGGCGCACAGGGTGACCATTTCGGCGGCGGCGGAAGAAGAATCCATGAACCACAGGCCGGGGCCGGTGGGGGTTTCGGCCTTGTCGAGGCAGCCGATAACCGGAGCCTTGCGGCCGATTTTCTGGATGTTGCCGAGGGCCTTTTCCTCAATGGTGGTCAGGCCGCCTTCGATGTTGCCCTTGGTGGGCTGGGAGTCGCAAAGGTCGTTGGTCTTGTGGTCGTCAACAACCTTGGCGTAGCGGTCAAAGAAATCCATGAACTTTTTGCGCACGTTTTCAGTGGCGCAACGGGCGGCAACCAGGTGTTCGCCGCCGGTGATTTCGGTGGTTTCACCAAACAGGGTGGTGGCGCCGTTTTCCCACAGCTTGTCAAAAGCGTTGCCAACGGTGGGGTTGGCGGCAATACCGGAAGTGGTGTCGGATTCGCCACATTTGGTGGAAACCCACAGCTCGCTCATCTTGCATTCAGTGCGCTGCAGTTCGCTGGCGTAGTGCACAAATTCCTTGGCCTTGAGGGAAGCGGCGCGGATGGTTTCCAGGTCGCCGTGCTGCTCAATTCCGAAGCCTACTACGGGCTTGCCGGTCTTGGCAATGCCGTCCACCACGCGCTGCGTCCACACGGGCTCGATGCCGATGACGACAACGGCGGCCACGTTGGGGTTGCTGCCCACGCCGATAAGGGTGCGGAAATGCAGGTCAAGGTCTTCACCAAACTGCAGGCGGCCATAAGCGTGGGGCAGGGCCATGGTGCCCTTGATGTTGTTGGCCACAGCTTCACAGGCGGCATTGGAAAGGTCGTCCAAAGGCAGAATGATCACATGGTTACGGATGCCCACGCGGCCATTTTCGCGGCGGTAGCCCATAAATGTCTTGTTCATTGGTTTACCACCTCTTGGTTTTGACGTTGTGCACATGCAGGTGTTCGCCACGCTTGATGGGCTTGATCACCTTGCCGATGTCGGTGCCGTACTTGATGACGGTGTCGCCTTCAGCGAGGTCCTGAAGGGCGATCTTGTGGCCGATCGGAATGTCGCTCAGGGTTTCAAACACCAGTGTGGTGTCGCC
This DNA window, taken from Desulfovibrio sp. 86, encodes the following:
- a CDS encoding RraA family protein, which gives rise to MRFVINRTLDRLPAGIVSLYSDLAVADICDALGRNAALPSALKPLGRSRMQGSAYTVNLPASENLLLYYAVDNAQPGDVIVASCGAYEERAVCGEIMANLAMKRGLAGFVIDGAVRDARALRELPFPVYARAVSPNGPYKDACGEINVPVSIGNVVINPGDIIVADDDGIVAIRGEEAETLAAQAQKITDEGLEKLRRIEERGTLDFTWLYEKLKKSCCTINNGC
- a CDS encoding UxaA family hydrolase, with the translated sequence MNKTFMGYRRENGRVGIRNHVIILPLDDLSNAACEAVANNIKGTMALPHAYGRLQFGEDLDLHFRTLIGVGSNPNVAAVVVIGIEPVWTQRVVDGIAKTGKPVVGFGIEQHGDLETIRAASLKAKEFVHYASELQRTECKMSELWVSTKCGESDTTSGIAANPTVGNAFDKLWENGATTLFGETTEITGGEHLVAARCATENVRKKFMDFFDRYAKVVDDHKTNDLCDSQPTKGNIEGGLTTIEEKALGNIQKIGRKAPVIGCLDKAETPTGPGLWFMDSSSAAAEMVTLCAASGFVAHFFPTGQGNIIGNPILPVIKLSANPRTVRTMNEHIDVDVSGILRREINMDQAGDMLLEMLIRTCNGRNTSAEALGHREFIMTRLYESA
- a CDS encoding UxaA family hydrolase, which produces MTTHFVVHEPGDSVGVVVVEGVKKGDQLNGWVMDGDTTLVFETLSDIPIGHKIALQDLAEGDTVIKYGTDIGKVIKPIKRGEHLHVHNVKTKRW
- the dctA gene encoding C4-dicarboxylate transporter DctA; translation: MSKKIFSTLYFKVLLGIALGIAFGFIQPDIAVKLKPLGDAFINLIKMIITPVIFCTVSVGIARMESLKAVGRVGGKTLLYFEIVTTLALFIGLVVVHFVQPGAGIHADPATMDASALGKFAHAKQQSTQEFIMGIIPHSVVGAFAEGNLLQVLLFSVLFGMSLSHMGEKPKQAILGTLDRFSNAFLGVVNLIMKLAPVGAFGAITFTIGKYGVGALASLGKLVACLYLTSALFVIIILGLICKFSGISIWQLIKYMKEEIFITLGTASTEAVLPRSMEKMEALGIKKSVVGLVFPTGYSFNLDGAAIYLTMAASFIAQAMDIHLDIQHQITLMLVLLLTSKGGAGVAGAALIALAATLSATNIIPVVGMTLVIGIDRILNEMRAVVNLIGNCVATVAIGRWEKSIDLDHANLVLSGKVDVEDLLEKDEDQNIIDNASPAAAPQSVK
- a CDS encoding sigma-54-dependent transcriptional regulator codes for the protein MLTRRLLFLTPAQAVTTVFPPLRDAGYELGIAENLKGASVFIRKSGPGIIFARPSLPGFRVEDLLAVGAEDPNFPPVIVITDKGTAEEAERLMSLGARDYWLEPLDVERIVAVARTMGAGAARKAAPPSSTLGGRKPHYVGAAGPRIVGRHPAMTRVLQLARQVAGSRATVLITGESGTGKEMFARYLHAMSKRADKAFVAVNCAALPEHLLESELFGHEKGAFTGAIARKPGKFELADGGTLLLDEISEMDMALQAKLLRVLQEGEIDRVGGTETLKVDVRVLATTNRDLEDWVKQGKFRQDLYFRLNVIPLRLPSLRERSDDVLELAHFFMDMYVREYALPQAVLSQSAMDWLRDYDFPGNVRELQNLMERAVLLANGRPVEPRHFLLENDDWPLFEEDEAQCDPDESESDYSPDAAWAGLDSAHEVDSQAAPSEGSSGVQDALRSLNQSPGGSALASGGAVIPLHEMERIMILKGLEATSGNRTQAADLLGISVRTLRNKLNEYRAAGHPID